A genomic region of [Eubacterium] eligens ATCC 27750 contains the following coding sequences:
- a CDS encoding ABC transporter permease subunit, with translation MELFWLEHKKLWRKKIVKICVFLCFVYYVIFGSILLFQWFGFGSSDDYTSAFGNNFDGYTVIKDSQGYALSFGGELTDETLQQIVSDYQQMEADGMEEELEKTDWQIVNSWLGTLYPELRDTSNYKTMISYVDPDKLTGFYERRQQVLDEFLDVSGQVGAEKEFLHQIERKVEKPFHYEWVEGWSTLLGSTVADLGVVMALFLGIVLSSLFAGEWHDNTSALVLTTRNGWGKIALAKILTGLAFTVELFALLAVSSVISQLFFMGTAGWDMPIQNIKLIAVAPMNMLQAEIYEYAFVLLGAIGFAGIVMFISAAVKNNVLTLLLSLAVVYGPMMIAEYLPYGMQKALDLIPLVGSSTDIFRTNTFRIFGKLIWSPYLLITIPVLIGILCMPFAIKSWSRRMKA, from the coding sequence ATGGAACTATTTTGGTTAGAGCATAAAAAGTTATGGCGAAAGAAAATTGTTAAAATATGTGTGTTTTTGTGTTTTGTTTATTATGTAATTTTTGGAAGCATACTTTTGTTTCAATGGTTCGGTTTTGGCAGTTCAGATGACTATACAAGTGCTTTTGGCAATAATTTTGATGGATATACAGTAATAAAGGATAGTCAGGGATATGCACTTTCATTTGGTGGAGAATTGACTGATGAAACCTTGCAGCAAATAGTAAGTGATTATCAGCAAATGGAAGCTGACGGTATGGAGGAAGAACTGGAAAAGACAGACTGGCAGATAGTTAATAGTTGGCTCGGAACATTGTATCCGGAGCTTCGAGATACCAGTAATTATAAAACGATGATAAGCTATGTTGATCCGGATAAGTTAACAGGTTTCTATGAAAGAAGACAGCAGGTGCTTGATGAGTTTTTGGATGTCAGTGGTCAGGTAGGAGCTGAAAAAGAGTTTTTACATCAGATAGAGAGAAAGGTAGAAAAACCATTTCATTATGAGTGGGTAGAAGGATGGTCAACGCTTCTTGGTAGTACGGTTGCGGATCTGGGAGTTGTGATGGCTTTGTTTCTCGGTATTGTTTTATCCTCTTTATTTGCTGGCGAATGGCATGATAATACAAGTGCATTAGTATTGACGACTCGAAATGGTTGGGGGAAAATCGCTCTTGCCAAAATTCTTACTGGTTTAGCGTTTACAGTGGAGTTATTTGCATTACTTGCTGTTTCAAGTGTTATATCACAGTTGTTTTTTATGGGAACTGCTGGATGGGATATGCCGATTCAGAATATCAAGCTGATTGCTGTTGCACCTATGAATATGCTGCAGGCAGAAATTTATGAATATGCTTTTGTACTGCTTGGAGCAATAGGTTTTGCCGGAATTGTTATGTTTATATCAGCGGCTGTAAAAAATAATGTACTTACCTTACTGCTTAGTCTGGCTGTTGTATATGGACCAATGATGATTGCAGAATATCTTCCTTATGGAATGCAAAAAGCATTGGATTTAATACCATTGGTAGGAAGTTCAACAGATATTTTCAGAACTAATACTTTTCGTATTTTTGGCAAGCTTATCTGGTCACCATATCTACTTATTACAATTCCTGTCTTGATTGGTATTCTATGTATGCCATTCGCTATAAAGAGCTGGTCAAGAAGGATGAAGGCATAA
- a CDS encoding sensor histidine kinase, which produces MKKLKIFPKMFIQIFSVLGIIIILVHSLVFFIFPKTYLETRKEKIYNIANEISSNMNGKEIKYIEQTLELYSKSSEIKAFIKEENNKNEIQIKDNINVNLESDSNSLIIEEREIKLNDGKKINLQFVSTADMQRDAKDLSLKFLPYSLLISILFSAIISLIYAKSIKNNLQEIKIVTDKMMKLDKKTRLKVSSNDEVGELKQQINDLYSTLLRTIDDLEFKNKEILKLEKLKYDFFKGASHELKTPLASLKIILENMKYNIGKYKERDIYINECIEIVDSLTKNISQILSVHSIENLNNDEEYLKINDTLEDILKKYEILANQKKITVNNYILDENIYIGKTALKIILSNLISNAVKYTDVNGVINIGIVNDWLYIENTYGNNKISNMDKIFDVKFDLNKENSNGLGLYIVSNILNNYNMEYKALQDEEFFIFKIKIFS; this is translated from the coding sequence ATGAAAAAATTAAAGATATTTCCCAAAATGTTCATACAAATATTTTCTGTTCTTGGAATAATAATTATATTAGTTCATTCATTAGTTTTTTTTATCTTTCCTAAAACATATTTGGAGACGAGAAAAGAAAAGATTTATAATATTGCAAATGAAATTTCTAGTAATATGAATGGAAAAGAAATAAAATATATAGAACAAACTTTGGAACTTTATTCTAAAAGTAGTGAAATAAAAGCATTTATAAAAGAAGAGAATAATAAGAATGAAATACAAATCAAAGATAATATAAATGTTAATTTAGAAAGTGATAGTAATTCTCTGATAATTGAAGAAAGAGAAATCAAGCTTAATGATGGTAAAAAAATAAATCTACAATTTGTTTCTACAGCTGATATGCAAAGAGATGCGAAAGATTTAAGCCTTAAATTTTTACCATATTCATTATTAATATCAATTTTATTTTCTGCTATTATTTCTTTAATTTATGCAAAATCAATAAAAAATAATTTACAAGAAATAAAAATTGTTACTGATAAAATGATGAAACTGGATAAAAAAACGCGTTTAAAAGTTAGCTCTAATGATGAGGTTGGAGAATTAAAACAACAAATTAATGATTTGTATTCTACTTTATTAAGAACAATTGACGATTTGGAATTTAAAAATAAAGAAATTTTAAAATTAGAAAAGTTAAAATATGACTTTTTTAAAGGTGCATCCCATGAACTTAAAACTCCTCTTGCTAGTCTTAAAATAATACTGGAAAACATGAAATACAATATTGGAAAATATAAAGAGAGAGATATTTATATTAATGAATGTATTGAAATCGTTGATAGTTTAACAAAAAATATTTCTCAAATATTATCAGTTCATTCTATAGAAAATTTGAATAATGATGAAGAATATTTGAAAATAAATGATACATTAGAAGACATATTAAAAAAGTATGAAATATTAGCAAATCAAAAGAAAATAACTGTCAATAATTATATATTAGATGAGAATATTTATATAGGAAAAACAGCTTTAAAGATTATTCTATCTAATTTGATTAGTAATGCGGTAAAATATACTGATGTAAATGGGGTAATTAATATTGGGATAGTTAATGATTGGTTATATATAGAGAATACATACGGTAACAATAAAATTTCGAATATGGATAAAATATTTGATGTTAAATTTGATTTAAACAAGGAAAATAGTAATGGATTAGGTTTATATATTGTAAGTAATATTCTGAATAATTACAATATGGAATATAAAGCATTGCAGGATGAAGAATTTTTTATCTTTAAAATTAAAATATTTTCTTAA
- a CDS encoding response regulator transcription factor, with protein MKILTVEDDNMIREGLSEYLSEFGYTVIQAKDGREALSEFNSDINLVILDIQIPFINGLEVLKEIRKKSNLPILILTAFSDEEYKIDAFTNLADGYIEKPFSLPVLKARIDSLIKKNYGHLEKFEYKDLSVNFNSYTAKINGEEIDVNAKELEVLKCLLDNNGQVLTRMQIIDYVWKDSEETPYDRVIDVYIKELRKKLQLDCITTIRNVGYKLERK; from the coding sequence ATGAAAATATTAACTGTTGAAGATGATAATATGATAAGAGAGGGATTAAGTGAATATCTTTCAGAATTTGGATATACTGTTATTCAAGCTAAAGATGGAAGAGAAGCCTTGTCAGAATTTAATAGCGATATAAATCTGGTTATCTTAGACATACAGATACCTTTTATAAATGGTTTAGAAGTATTGAAAGAAATTAGAAAGAAAAGCAATTTACCAATTCTAATCCTGACTGCATTTAGTGATGAAGAATATAAAATTGATGCGTTTACTAATCTGGCAGATGGATATATAGAAAAGCCATTTTCATTGCCTGTCTTAAAGGCTAGAATAGATTCTTTAATTAAGAAGAATTATGGACATTTAGAGAAGTTTGAATATAAGGATCTATCGGTTAATTTTAATAGCTATACAGCTAAAATAAATGGTGAAGAAATAGATGTAAATGCAAAAGAACTAGAAGTATTAAAATGTTTATTGGATAATAATGGACAAGTGTTAACAAGAATGCAAATTATTGATTATGTATGGAAAGATAGCGAAGAAACTCCTTATGATCGAGTAATAGATGTATATATAAAAGAACTTAGAAAAAAATTACAATTAGACTGTATAACTACTATAAGAAATGTAGGATATAAATTGGAGAGAAAATGA
- a CDS encoding ABC transporter permease: MIKNAFAYITRKSLKSIIIMLVILAMSTLSLISLSIKDATDRASKETFANITNSFSMEINRQVNPGTPRGGGNVKGEDIKKIAQTDSIDSYVKRINSVADLVDYDIIETQETLANQSPKRAKNFKRTVMLTGVNDSSKETKFVSGAYKLVEGKHLENEDKNKILMHKDLAEKNNLKVGDKIKIKSNLFDADNEKGANETVEVEIKGLFDGHNSGGVSAAQELYENTLITDVHTAAKVYGNTEDTAVYQDATFFVKGDKNLDSVIKEIEKLDINWREYNLIKSSSNYPALQQSISGIYSISNKLFAGSLIFAGVVVSLLLLLWMNARKKEIAVLLSLGISKLEIFGQFLIEMVFISIPAYVGSYFLARYTAEKLGNNILNKVTGDIAKQIARQSASSQLGGGAEAEGFNKTLSSLDINVLPKFIFYVVIFMSLVLLVSLIISSFNILRRNPKELLIDNK; this comes from the coding sequence ATGATAAAAAATGCATTTGCTTATATAACTAGAAAAAGCTTAAAATCAATAATTATTATGTTAGTTATTTTGGCTATGTCAACTTTAAGTCTTATAAGTTTATCTATTAAAGATGCTACGGACAGAGCTTCAAAAGAAACATTTGCTAATATAACAAATAGTTTTTCTATGGAGATAAATAGACAAGTAAATCCAGGAACACCTAGAGGTGGAGGAAATGTAAAAGGTGAAGATATTAAAAAGATAGCTCAAACAGATAGCATAGACTCCTATGTAAAAAGAATAAACAGTGTTGCAGATTTAGTTGATTATGATATTATTGAAACTCAAGAGACTCTTGCGAATCAATCACCTAAAAGAGCGAAGAATTTCAAAAGAACAGTTATGTTAACCGGAGTTAACGACTCATCAAAAGAAACAAAATTTGTATCAGGAGCATATAAATTAGTAGAAGGAAAGCATTTAGAAAATGAAGATAAAAATAAAATCTTAATGCATAAAGATTTAGCTGAAAAAAATAATCTTAAAGTTGGAGATAAGATAAAAATAAAATCTAATTTATTTGATGCTGATAATGAGAAAGGTGCAAATGAAACAGTAGAAGTAGAAATTAAAGGTCTATTCGATGGGCATAATAGCGGTGGAGTAAGTGCAGCACAGGAACTATACGAAAATACATTAATCACTGATGTTCATACAGCTGCTAAAGTTTATGGTAATACAGAAGATACAGCTGTATACCAGGATGCAACATTCTTTGTAAAAGGTGATAAGAATCTTGATAGTGTAATAAAAGAGATTGAGAAATTAGATATAAATTGGAGAGAATATAATTTGATTAAAAGTTCATCAAATTATCCTGCATTACAACAATCTATATCAGGTATCTACTCAATTTCAAATAAATTATTTGCTGGCTCATTAATATTTGCAGGAGTTGTAGTTTCATTATTATTATTATTATGGATGAATGCCAGAAAGAAGGAAATAGCAGTATTACTATCATTAGGTATATCAAAATTAGAAATTTTTGGTCAATTCCTGATTGAGATGGTATTTATATCAATCCCCGCATATGTTGGCTCTTATTTCTTAGCTAGGTATACAGCTGAAAAGCTTGGGAATAATATATTGAATAAGGTTACTGGTGATATAGCTAAACAAATTGCCAGACAATCTGCATCTAGCCAATTAGGTGGTGGGGCAGAAGCTGAAGGATTTAACAAGACATTATCAAGTTTAGATATAAATGTATTACCTAAATTCATATTTTATGTAGTTATATTTATGAGTTTAGTACTTCTTGTATCTTTGATTATTTCTTCATTCAATATATTAAGAAGGAATCCAAAAGAATTATTAATTGACAATAAATAA
- a CDS encoding ABC transporter ATP-binding protein — MEILEIKNVSYSYANSKEKVLSGVNQKFELGKFYAIVGKSGAGKSTLLSLLAGLDKPQTGQILFKNEDIQKKGYSNHRKNNISLVFQNYNLIDYLSPIENIRLVNKSADESILFELGLDKKQIKRNVMKLSGGQQQRVAIARALVSDAPIILADEPTGNLDSVTAGEIINILKTLAKERNKCVIVVTHSKEAADSADIILELSGKKLKKVNKMNLEVE; from the coding sequence ATGGAAATATTAGAAATAAAGAATGTATCATATAGTTATGCCAATTCTAAAGAAAAAGTTTTGTCAGGAGTAAATCAAAAATTTGAACTTGGGAAGTTTTATGCGATAGTAGGAAAGTCAGGAGCAGGAAAATCTACACTTCTTTCCTTACTTGCTGGACTCGATAAACCTCAAACAGGACAAATATTGTTTAAGAATGAAGATATACAAAAGAAAGGATATAGTAATCATAGAAAAAATAATATATCTTTAGTGTTTCAAAACTATAATTTAATAGATTATTTATCGCCGATTGAAAATATTAGATTAGTGAATAAATCAGCAGATGAAAGTATCTTGTTTGAACTAGGCTTAGATAAAAAACAAATAAAAAGAAATGTTATGAAATTATCTGGTGGACAGCAGCAAAGAGTAGCTATTGCCAGAGCATTGGTATCAGATGCTCCAATAATACTGGCTGATGAGCCTACTGGTAATCTGGATAGTGTTACTGCCGGAGAAATAATTAATATATTAAAGACATTAGCTAAAGAAAGGAATAAATGTGTAATAGTTGTAACACATAGTAAGGAAGCAGCAGATTCTGCGGATATCATTTTAGAACTAAGTGGTAAAAAGTTAAAAAAAGTAAATAAAATGAATTTGGAGGTTGAATAA
- a CDS encoding ABC transporter permease → MIKNAIAYITRKRNRTLIIFIILTIVLSCLYSCLTIMKSSDEIEKALYESSNSSISITKKDGNYFNVNEFKDIEKIKEIEEKIIQYDGLAKLKDAKVVSGEQRINREDLSDEFKNVVSLEATNNTKRNILFSSGVFTIKEGKNIGENDKDSIIVHEEFAKQNNLKLGDEVDLELLDIEKSGKIKSHKFKIIGIFSGKKHETYTGLSSDFSENMVFVDYSTSQEILNKSENNKIANKILMYSGSAESTDLALNKLKELKIDESKYFVEKDSNAFEESLESVSGIKHIIKIMTYSIMLGGMVVLSLILILWLRERIYEIGIFLSIGTSKIHIIMQFIFELLFISIPSIISSLFLGNVLLKVIAGGIVNSEDSMISGGSLINDSFMLNITTLGQSYLILISIIVLSVVFASSLILIKKPKEILSKIS, encoded by the coding sequence GTGATAAAAAATGCTATAGCATATATTACAAGAAAGAGAAATAGAACTTTAATAATTTTTATCATATTAACTATAGTTCTTTCTTGCTTGTATTCTTGTTTAACAATAATGAAATCAAGCGATGAAATAGAAAAGGCTTTATATGAAAGTTCTAATTCTTCAATATCAATAACAAAAAAAGATGGTAACTATTTTAATGTTAATGAATTTAAAGATATTGAAAAAATAAAAGAAATTGAAGAAAAAATAATTCAATATGATGGATTAGCAAAGCTAAAAGATGCTAAAGTAGTTAGCGGAGAACAAAGAATAAATAGAGAAGATTTATCTGACGAATTTAAGAATGTTGTTTCACTCGAAGCTACAAATAATACTAAAAGAAATATTTTATTTAGTAGTGGAGTATTTACAATTAAAGAAGGTAAAAATATAGGAGAAAATGATAAGGATTCAATTATTGTTCATGAAGAATTTGCTAAACAAAACAATCTAAAATTAGGTGATGAAGTTGATCTTGAATTACTAGATATTGAAAAAAGTGGAAAAATAAAAAGTCATAAATTTAAAATTATAGGGATCTTTTCTGGTAAAAAACATGAAACATATACAGGGCTATCTTCGGATTTTAGTGAAAATATGGTGTTTGTAGATTATTCAACAAGCCAGGAGATATTAAATAAATCAGAAAATAATAAAATCGCAAATAAAATTTTAATGTATTCTGGTAGTGCAGAATCTACAGACTTAGCCTTAAACAAATTGAAAGAGCTTAAAATTGATGAGTCAAAGTATTTTGTTGAAAAAGATTCTAATGCGTTTGAAGAGTCTTTGGAGTCAGTGAGTGGAATAAAACACATAATAAAAATAATGACTTATTCTATTATGTTAGGTGGGATGGTTGTTCTTTCATTAATCTTGATTCTATGGTTAAGAGAAAGAATTTATGAAATAGGTATATTTTTATCTATTGGAACATCTAAGATACATATTATAATGCAATTTATATTCGAGTTATTATTCATATCGATACCAAGTATAATATCTTCCTTATTTTTAGGAAATGTATTACTAAAAGTAATTGCAGGTGGAATCGTTAACTCAGAGGACTCAATGATTTCTGGTGGAAGTTTAATAAATGATAGTTTTATGTTAAATATTACAACACTTGGACAAAGTTATTTAATATTAATAAGTATTATTGTTTTATCAGTTGTATTTGCTTCTTCATTAATATTAATCAAGAAGCCTAAAGAAATATTATCAAAAATAAGTTAG